A window of the Bradyrhizobium ottawaense genome harbors these coding sequences:
- a CDS encoding malate/lactate/ureidoglycolate dehydrogenase, with translation MIIDHARLRTFANRIVAAGGSTPAEAAIVAEHLVEANLRGHDSHGVGMLVAYVRDFEAGTLKVNQKPEIISDTGTISVWDAHAGYGQVVARQAVEWAIEAAKKHGVAVNGLRNAHHIGRVGTYGEIAARAGMVALHFVNVASGPPPVAPFRGREGRFLTNPVCIAIPGTASNEPILLDFATSRVALGKVRVAHNAGKPMLDGALLDHAGQPTTDPSVMYTEPRGVVLPFGDHKGSGLALVCELLAGAIVGSASVSTNTPPERGIINGMLSIVIDPGRLSTRDSMLAEIDAMIGWVKSAKPSDPDLPVLVAGEPEQIARAERIKNGIDVEEETWNQLTAIAERYQISLDR, from the coding sequence ATGATTATCGACCACGCCCGGCTGCGCACGTTTGCCAACCGCATCGTCGCCGCCGGCGGCAGTACACCTGCGGAAGCCGCCATCGTTGCCGAACATTTGGTCGAGGCAAACCTGCGCGGCCATGACAGCCATGGCGTCGGGATGCTGGTCGCCTATGTCAGAGACTTCGAGGCCGGTACGCTCAAGGTCAACCAGAAGCCGGAAATCATTTCGGACACCGGTACGATCTCGGTGTGGGATGCGCATGCCGGCTATGGCCAGGTGGTCGCCCGTCAGGCGGTCGAATGGGCGATCGAAGCAGCCAAGAAACATGGCGTCGCGGTCAATGGATTGCGCAACGCGCACCACATCGGTCGCGTCGGCACCTATGGCGAGATTGCCGCGCGCGCGGGCATGGTGGCGCTGCACTTCGTCAACGTCGCTTCAGGCCCGCCACCGGTGGCACCCTTTCGCGGACGTGAGGGGCGTTTCCTGACCAATCCGGTCTGTATCGCTATTCCCGGAACAGCCAGCAACGAGCCGATCCTGCTCGATTTCGCCACCAGCCGTGTTGCGCTGGGAAAGGTGCGCGTGGCGCACAATGCCGGCAAGCCGATGCTTGACGGCGCATTGCTCGACCATGCCGGACAGCCGACGACCGATCCATCCGTCATGTACACCGAGCCACGCGGCGTGGTGTTGCCGTTCGGCGATCACAAGGGCTCCGGCCTGGCGCTGGTATGCGAACTGCTGGCCGGCGCGATCGTGGGCTCGGCAAGCGTGTCGACCAACACGCCGCCGGAGCGCGGCATTATCAACGGCATGCTGAGCATTGTCATCGACCCTGGCCGGCTGTCCACCCGCGACAGCATGCTGGCCGAAATCGATGCCATGATCGGCTGGGTGAAATCGGCCAAACCTTCCGACCCTGATCTCCCGGTCCTGGTGGCGGGCGAGCCCGAGCAGATCGCGCGGGCCGAGCGCATCAAAAACGGCATCGACGTTGAGGAAGAGACCTGGAACCAGCTAACGGCGATCGCCGAACGCTACCAGATTTCGCTTGATCGATAG
- a CDS encoding DUF599 domain-containing protein — protein MRGYWVDIAAVGFFALEWTVYAFTLERTAYGRDSLSARMHIYREVWIRNLLDRETRMVDMQIMASLQNGTAFFASSSLIAIGGGLALLRATNDALAVFGALPIDLSPSPALWEVKCIGLILIFTYAFFKFSWAYRLFNYVAILLGAMPPASQRDTPEAEAHVMRTTRMFESAGQHFNRGQRSFFFALGYLGWFVSPWVLFVTTAMVVIVTWRRQFASNAWKAMER, from the coding sequence ATGCGCGGATACTGGGTCGATATCGCCGCTGTTGGATTCTTCGCCCTGGAGTGGACGGTGTATGCCTTCACGCTGGAGCGGACCGCCTACGGGCGCGACAGCCTGTCCGCCCGCATGCACATCTATCGCGAGGTCTGGATCCGGAACCTGCTCGACCGCGAAACGCGCATGGTCGACATGCAGATCATGGCCTCGCTGCAGAACGGCACCGCCTTCTTCGCGTCCTCGAGCCTGATCGCGATCGGCGGCGGATTGGCGCTGCTGCGCGCCACCAACGACGCCCTGGCCGTGTTCGGCGCGCTGCCGATCGATCTCAGCCCCTCGCCTGCGCTGTGGGAAGTCAAATGCATCGGGTTGATCCTGATCTTCACCTACGCCTTCTTCAAATTCTCCTGGGCCTATCGCCTGTTCAACTATGTCGCGATCCTGCTCGGCGCGATGCCGCCGGCCTCGCAACGCGACACGCCGGAGGCGGAAGCGCATGTGATGCGCACCACCCGGATGTTCGAATCCGCGGGCCAGCACTTCAACCGCGGCCAGCGCTCATTCTTCTTCGCGCTCGGTTATCTCGGCTGGTTCGTCAGTCCGTGGGTGCTGTTCGTGACCACGGCGATGGTTGTCATCGTGACCTGGCGCAGGCAGTTTGCGTCGAACGCCTGGAAGGCGATGGAACGCTAA
- a CDS encoding glutathione S-transferase family protein yields the protein MLKLVIGNKNYSSWSMRPWLALRANNIPFEEIFIPLYTDQADKDRILNVSRAGKVPALIDGDVTVWDSLAIIEYLAEKFPQAKLWPEDRARRAHARSISAEMHSGFMPLRNECGMNLHRPVGAIKLSEDALANVARVQEIWADCHRRYGNEGPFLFGAFGGADAMFAPVVHRFRTYAIEVKGDARHYFEAMTDNAAFQQWTREGLAETIRIERFETV from the coding sequence ATGTTGAAACTCGTCATCGGCAACAAGAACTATTCGTCATGGTCGATGCGGCCATGGCTGGCGCTGCGCGCCAATAACATCCCGTTCGAGGAAATTTTCATCCCGCTTTACACCGATCAGGCCGACAAGGACCGGATCCTGAACGTTTCGCGTGCGGGCAAGGTGCCGGCGCTGATCGACGGCGACGTCACGGTGTGGGATTCGCTGGCGATCATCGAGTACCTCGCCGAGAAATTCCCGCAAGCGAAACTGTGGCCGGAAGACCGCGCCCGGCGTGCGCACGCGCGGTCGATCTCGGCGGAGATGCATTCGGGCTTCATGCCGCTGCGCAACGAATGCGGCATGAACCTGCACCGGCCGGTCGGCGCCATCAAGCTGTCGGAAGATGCGCTGGCCAATGTGGCGCGGGTTCAGGAGATCTGGGCGGATTGCCATCGGCGTTACGGCAACGAAGGCCCGTTCCTGTTTGGCGCCTTCGGCGGCGCGGACGCCATGTTCGCCCCCGTCGTGCACCGGTTTCGCACCTATGCGATCGAGGTGAAGGGTGATGCGCGACACTATTTCGAGGCGATGACTGATAACGCGGCCTTTCAGCAATGGACCCGCGAGGGGCTGGCCGAGACGATCCGGATCGAGCGATTCGAGACGGTCTGA
- a CDS encoding YidB family protein: MNPPPAVAAERKDATMGILDSLENSDAFKGVLGQLESAVIPVVLSEVLGNGGQGGGLSAIVAKLQQAGLGDQVKSWIGNGQNLPITAEQLQQVLGSDTVKQLAARFNIPVDQLSKVLAQQLPAVVDHASPDGRLPHTA; the protein is encoded by the coding sequence CTGAATCCGCCACCGGCGGTTGCCGCCGAACGAAAGGACGCGACCATGGGAATTCTCGATTCACTGGAAAATTCGGATGCGTTCAAGGGCGTGCTCGGTCAGCTCGAATCTGCCGTAATTCCGGTGGTGCTGAGCGAGGTGCTCGGCAATGGCGGTCAGGGCGGCGGATTGTCGGCGATCGTGGCCAAGCTCCAGCAGGCCGGCCTTGGCGATCAGGTCAAATCCTGGATCGGCAACGGCCAGAACCTGCCGATTACCGCCGAGCAACTGCAGCAGGTGCTCGGCAGCGACACCGTCAAGCAGCTCGCGGCGCGCTTCAACATCCCGGTCGACCAGCTCTCCAAGGTGCTGGCGCAGCAGCTCCCGGCCGTCGTCGATCATGCCAGCCCGGACGGCAGGCTGCCGCACACCGCCTGA
- a CDS encoding DUF1489 family protein yields MALHILKLAVGCESVKELRGWVAERMATAKKKGLPLRHVHVTRMTPKRDGEILAGGSLYWVIKGEIAAREKIIAIEPFRDKDGIGRCRLVMQPKVIAVSPRPMRPFQGWRYLTEDAAPADLTKSSAASVAAMPEPMRRELRDLGLL; encoded by the coding sequence ATGGCGCTTCATATTCTCAAGCTTGCGGTCGGGTGCGAGTCGGTCAAGGAACTCCGCGGCTGGGTCGCCGAACGTATGGCGACGGCCAAGAAAAAGGGCCTGCCGCTTCGGCACGTCCACGTCACGCGGATGACGCCGAAGCGCGACGGGGAAATCCTGGCCGGAGGCTCGCTCTACTGGGTGATCAAGGGCGAAATCGCCGCGCGCGAAAAGATCATCGCGATCGAACCTTTCCGCGACAAGGACGGCATCGGGCGCTGCCGCCTCGTGATGCAGCCGAAGGTGATCGCGGTCTCGCCGCGGCCGATGCGGCCGTTCCAGGGCTGGCGCTATCTGACCGAGGACGCCGCACCTGCCGACCTGACCAAATCCTCCGCCGCCAGCGTCGCTGCGATGCCGGAACCGATGCGACGGGAATTGCGCGATCTCGGACTGCTGTAG
- the panC gene encoding pantoate--beta-alanine ligase: MPRSPMVVRTVPALRRALEALRARKATVALVPTMGALHEGHVSLVRLAKRRAQKVVVSIFVNPTQFAPTEDFGSYPRTWKADVAKLAAEKVDLIWNPDVKAMYPEGFATRVVPEGPAIAGLEDRFRPHFFGGVATVVGKLFTQCRPDVAIFGEKDFQQLRVVTQMAGDLDLGVRVVGSRTVRECDGLAMSSRNVYLSPEERQTAPVLHRAMKETAKRLKSGEGFESAVAAGRELITGAGFVLDYFEARHAATLAPIASVKDGPVRILVAAKLGKTRLIDNIGI; the protein is encoded by the coding sequence ATGCCGCGAAGTCCCATGGTCGTCCGCACCGTTCCCGCATTGCGCCGCGCGCTCGAAGCCTTGCGCGCCAGAAAGGCCACAGTCGCGCTGGTGCCAACCATGGGAGCGCTCCATGAAGGCCATGTGTCGCTGGTGCGCCTCGCCAAACGTCGTGCCCAGAAAGTCGTCGTCTCGATCTTCGTGAACCCGACCCAGTTCGCGCCGACAGAGGATTTCGGTTCCTACCCACGCACCTGGAAGGCCGATGTTGCAAAACTCGCCGCCGAGAAGGTCGACCTGATCTGGAACCCGGACGTCAAGGCGATGTATCCGGAGGGCTTCGCGACCCGGGTCGTACCGGAGGGGCCGGCCATCGCCGGCCTCGAGGACCGTTTCCGGCCGCATTTCTTCGGCGGCGTCGCCACCGTGGTCGGCAAGCTGTTCACCCAATGCCGGCCGGATGTGGCGATCTTCGGCGAGAAGGACTTTCAGCAATTGCGGGTCGTGACGCAAATGGCCGGGGATCTCGACCTCGGCGTCCGGGTGGTCGGCTCGCGCACCGTGCGAGAATGCGACGGGCTCGCGATGTCGTCGCGCAACGTCTACCTGTCGCCGGAGGAACGGCAGACCGCGCCTGTGCTCCATCGCGCCATGAAGGAAACCGCCAAGCGGCTGAAGTCCGGCGAGGGATTTGAAAGCGCTGTCGCCGCCGGCCGGGAACTGATCACGGGTGCGGGCTTCGTGCTGGATTATTTCGAGGCCCGGCATGCCGCGACGCTGGCGCCGATCGCCTCGGTGAAGGATGGACCGGTGCGGATCCTGGTCGCGGCCAAGCTCGGCAAGACCCGGCTGATCGACAATATCGGGATCTAG
- a CDS encoding division plane positioning ATPase MipZ: MLVQASQSQSGSAHVVVLGNEKGGSGKSTTALHIAVALMKAGQRVATIDLDCRQQSFTRYIGNRSAWARRTGLDLEIPVHYCIKLGETMQIADNENSEFQQFMEAVSTVERSFDFIVIDTPGSDSYLMRLAHSMADTLVTPINDSFLDFDVLGTVDPATYSVTGESHYAEMVRDVRRKRRQLDGATTDWIVVRNRLSMIGSRNKQLVADSLKDLSLRLGFRSIDGFAERVVYREFFPRGLTALDDIDEATLGTRPSLGHVTAREEVTSLLRQLKLPLDERGRRRAANRAEWFTQVDKPLEMHDIISA; encoded by the coding sequence ATGTTGGTACAGGCGAGTCAGAGTCAATCCGGTTCGGCACACGTTGTGGTGCTGGGCAACGAGAAGGGCGGTTCGGGGAAGTCAACCACCGCCCTGCACATTGCTGTCGCGCTGATGAAGGCCGGACAACGCGTCGCCACCATCGATCTCGACTGCCGCCAGCAGAGTTTCACCCGCTATATCGGCAACCGCAGCGCCTGGGCGCGTCGCACCGGCCTCGATCTCGAAATTCCCGTGCACTATTGCATCAAGCTCGGCGAGACGATGCAGATCGCCGACAATGAAAATTCCGAGTTCCAGCAATTCATGGAAGCGGTGAGCACGGTCGAGCGCTCCTTCGATTTCATCGTCATCGATACGCCGGGATCGGACTCCTACCTGATGCGGCTCGCGCATTCGATGGCCGACACACTGGTGACGCCGATCAACGACAGCTTTCTCGACTTCGATGTGCTCGGCACCGTCGATCCCGCCACCTATTCCGTGACCGGCGAGAGCCATTACGCCGAGATGGTGCGCGACGTCAGGCGCAAGCGTCGTCAGCTGGACGGCGCCACGACGGACTGGATCGTGGTGCGCAACCGTCTCTCGATGATCGGCTCGCGCAACAAGCAGCTCGTCGCCGACAGTCTGAAGGATCTTTCGCTGCGGCTCGGCTTCCGTTCGATCGACGGCTTCGCCGAACGTGTGGTCTACCGCGAATTCTTTCCGCGCGGGCTCACCGCCCTCGACGACATCGACGAGGCGACGCTCGGCACGCGGCCGAGCCTCGGCCACGTCACGGCGCGCGAGGAAGTCACGAGCCTCTTGCGCCAGCTCAAGCTGCCGCTTGACGAGCGTGGCCGCCGCCGCGCCGCCAACCGCGCCGAATGGTTCACCCAGGTCGACAAGCCGCTCGAAATGCACGACATCATCAGCGCGTAG
- a CDS encoding alcohol dehydrogenase catalytic domain-containing protein — MKAAVLKSFGSPLAIETVPAPVLGTGEVIVDVVASGVLAYANEVLSGARNYLLELPIVFGAGCVGRVRATGPDATRLRPGDWVFCDPTVRSRDNALAPDVMLQGLTGGSEGGLKLQKYFHDGSWAERLRLPTENAIPIGAIDAKDAGRWCALGKFLVPFGGFLAAKLQAGEIVLVNGATGSFGSGAVAVALGMGAQCVIATGRNETALADLAQRFGARVRTVKMLGSEADDRARIVQAAPGPIDCVLDILPPAASAVQVRTAVLAVRPYGRVVLMGGVGMQGGAGLELPYPWMMRNCITLHGQWMYPPLAVTLMAGLIRSGQVTLDHFEVTAFDLDHANEAVAHAAAKSGPFSMTVIEP, encoded by the coding sequence ATGAAAGCTGCCGTCTTGAAATCATTCGGATCGCCGCTCGCCATCGAAACCGTGCCCGCCCCCGTGCTCGGCACCGGCGAAGTGATCGTCGACGTCGTGGCGAGCGGGGTTCTGGCTTACGCCAACGAAGTTCTCAGCGGCGCCAGGAACTATCTGCTGGAACTGCCCATCGTGTTCGGCGCCGGCTGTGTCGGCCGCGTCCGCGCCACCGGCCCCGATGCGACGCGGCTTCGTCCCGGCGACTGGGTCTTTTGCGATCCGACCGTGCGCTCGCGCGACAATGCGCTGGCGCCCGATGTCATGTTGCAGGGATTGACCGGCGGCAGCGAAGGCGGGCTCAAGCTGCAGAAATACTTCCACGACGGCTCCTGGGCAGAACGGCTGCGGCTGCCGACGGAGAACGCGATTCCGATCGGCGCCATCGATGCCAAGGATGCCGGCCGCTGGTGTGCGCTCGGCAAATTTCTGGTGCCCTTTGGGGGCTTCCTCGCCGCCAAACTGCAAGCGGGAGAGATCGTGCTCGTCAACGGCGCCACCGGAAGTTTCGGCTCGGGGGCTGTGGCCGTCGCGCTCGGGATGGGCGCGCAGTGCGTCATCGCCACCGGCCGTAATGAGACGGCGCTTGCCGATCTCGCACAACGTTTCGGCGCCCGCGTTCGAACCGTCAAAATGCTGGGCAGCGAGGCCGACGATCGCGCGCGGATCGTTCAGGCCGCGCCCGGCCCGATCGACTGCGTGCTCGACATCCTGCCGCCCGCAGCCTCTGCCGTGCAGGTACGGACCGCGGTCCTGGCGGTGCGCCCTTACGGGCGCGTGGTGCTGATGGGCGGCGTCGGCATGCAGGGCGGCGCTGGCCTCGAACTGCCCTACCCCTGGATGATGCGAAACTGCATCACGCTGCACGGGCAATGGATGTATCCGCCGCTTGCGGTGACGCTGATGGCCGGCCTGATTCGTTCAGGCCAGGTGACGCTGGATCATTTTGAGGTCACCGCGTTCGATCTGGACCACGCCAACGAAGCGGTGGCGCATGCCGCAGCCAAGAGCGGACCGTTCAGCATGACGGTCATCGAACCGTGA
- a CDS encoding helix-turn-helix transcriptional regulator: protein MTNSRQGELGDFLRSRRDKLTPKAVGLPDGRRRRTPGLRREEVAELAGIGVDWYIRLEQGRSVSPSTATIDALARALRLSRAEHRHLKELTANTDRRAFVRETVPPAVRRTVERLNLPAYITGRRWDVLAWNEAADEIFGFSQIADADRNSLVTVLTKPASRRLFGTSWNDVARRMVAQFRATHDLWAGDPAFRDLLARLRDGCPEFAGWWEAHDISGVAAGHKSISHPKKGRLKLEYVSFQANDDPALKLVIYTPV, encoded by the coding sequence CTGACGAATTCCAGGCAAGGCGAACTCGGCGACTTCCTGCGGTCGCGGCGGGACAAGCTGACGCCGAAGGCGGTCGGCCTGCCGGACGGGCGGCGGCGGCGGACGCCGGGCCTGCGTCGGGAGGAGGTGGCCGAACTCGCCGGCATCGGCGTCGACTGGTACATCCGGCTCGAGCAGGGACGGTCCGTCAGTCCTTCCACAGCGACGATCGATGCGCTGGCCCGCGCGCTGCGGCTTTCCAGGGCCGAGCACCGGCACCTGAAGGAGTTGACTGCCAATACCGACCGGCGCGCCTTCGTCCGCGAAACCGTTCCGCCGGCGGTGCGGCGCACCGTCGAGCGGCTGAACCTGCCGGCCTACATCACCGGCCGGCGCTGGGACGTGCTGGCCTGGAACGAGGCCGCCGACGAGATCTTCGGCTTCAGCCAGATCGCCGATGCCGACCGCAACAGTCTGGTGACCGTGCTGACCAAGCCTGCGTCACGGCGGCTGTTCGGCACGTCATGGAACGACGTGGCAAGGCGCATGGTCGCCCAGTTCCGGGCTACCCATGATCTGTGGGCCGGCGATCCGGCGTTTCGCGACCTGCTGGCGCGCCTGCGGGACGGCTGCCCGGAATTTGCGGGCTGGTGGGAGGCGCACGACATCAGCGGTGTGGCGGCCGGCCACAAATCCATCAGCCATCCCAAGAAGGGGCGGCTCAAGCTGGAATATGTCAGTTTTCAGGCCAACGACGATCCGGCGTTGAAACTGGTGATCTACACCCCGGTCTGA
- a CDS encoding alpha/beta fold hydrolase, translated as MKRGITVLLSLSVLLTLAYFTASKWAIRHETISFHDPARDNRLVAVDIAVRWDKEMQADAGMITLPVTIINHGNTVKHTEYSFLANVFAARGYLVISPQHDLPTDPPMVTKVGEIYVGRLPQIQRGVANIHFAISEMKKIQPNADYNRVTMVGHSMGGDITMYFAKQYPDEIKKVVTLDNLRVPFLTEGKFKILSFRSHDTEFKPDPGVVPDEDECEKAGITVVNTGFQHNDMRDTGPDAAKTSIQSMLDKFLEDTDSSSLKPVPTKVPDLLTSSPGPVPLASNPTPANRPVAN; from the coding sequence ATGAAACGTGGAATTACCGTTCTGCTTTCACTCTCCGTGCTGCTCACGCTCGCGTATTTTACCGCGAGCAAGTGGGCTATCCGGCACGAGACGATTTCGTTCCATGACCCGGCGCGCGACAACCGGCTGGTCGCGGTCGATATCGCCGTCCGCTGGGACAAGGAAATGCAGGCCGATGCCGGCATGATCACCTTGCCGGTGACGATCATCAACCATGGCAACACGGTCAAGCACACCGAGTACTCGTTCCTGGCCAACGTCTTTGCGGCACGCGGTTACCTCGTGATCAGCCCGCAGCATGACCTGCCGACCGATCCGCCGATGGTGACCAAGGTCGGTGAAATCTATGTCGGCCGCCTGCCGCAGATTCAGCGCGGCGTCGCCAACATCCATTTCGCCATCTCGGAAATGAAGAAGATCCAGCCCAACGCCGACTACAACAGGGTGACGATGGTCGGACATTCGATGGGCGGCGACATCACGATGTATTTCGCCAAGCAGTATCCCGACGAAATCAAGAAGGTCGTGACGCTGGATAACCTCCGCGTGCCGTTCCTGACCGAGGGCAAGTTCAAGATCCTCTCGTTCCGCTCGCACGATACCGAGTTCAAGCCGGATCCGGGCGTCGTTCCCGACGAGGATGAGTGCGAGAAGGCCGGCATCACCGTCGTGAATACCGGCTTCCAGCACAACGATATGCGCGACACCGGACCGGACGCGGCCAAGACCTCGATCCAGAGCATGCTCGACAAGTTCCTGGAAGATACCGACTCCAGTTCGCTGAAACCGGTGCCGACCAAAGTGCCTGATCTGCTGACCAGCAGCCCGGGACCGGTGCCGCTGGCAAGCAATCCGACGCCGGCCAACAGACCGGTCGCCAACTAA
- a CDS encoding DUF302 domain-containing protein yields MAIDGLTTLRSNHGPKDTVDRLEAAVKTRGMTIFARIDHAAGASSAGLSLRPTELLIFGNAKAGTPLMQAAQSIGIDLPLRALVWLDASGDTWISYNDPSWLANRHALASDIAAVIGNMATALEAVANEAASA; encoded by the coding sequence ATGGCCATCGACGGACTGACGACCCTTCGGAGCAACCACGGGCCGAAAGACACCGTGGACCGGTTGGAGGCCGCGGTGAAGACGCGCGGCATGACGATATTTGCCCGGATCGACCACGCGGCCGGCGCGAGCAGCGCCGGACTTTCACTACGGCCGACCGAACTCCTGATCTTCGGCAACGCCAAAGCGGGCACGCCGCTGATGCAGGCGGCCCAGAGCATCGGCATCGACCTGCCGCTGAGAGCCCTGGTCTGGCTGGATGCGTCCGGCGACACCTGGATTTCGTATAACGATCCGTCTTGGCTTGCGAACCGCCACGCACTGGCGAGCGACATCGCGGCCGTCATCGGCAATATGGCGACGGCGCTTGAGGCGGTCGCGAACGAGGCCGCTTCGGCTTAG
- a CDS encoding DnaJ domain-containing protein gives MPTLIAGVVAVVVIYSLLQMFRAANPVVLARVIKIVGGVVALAVAAFTGLRGELAVAIPLGIFGAGLLGWSPFGPGGFRSIAGMFGGGAQRSSGQASRVRSQFLDMSLDHDSGELSGRIVDGPDAGRALDEFDLAGLIAMMPGFDAESVALLESYLDRRFPAWRQNAQGDAAGGQRRAASSGKMTDEEAYQILGLQPGAGRDDISRAHRALMKKLHPDQGGSTYLAARVNEAKDTLFRTHLS, from the coding sequence ATGCCAACCCTGATTGCCGGCGTCGTCGCCGTTGTCGTTATTTATTCGCTGCTGCAGATGTTTCGTGCGGCCAATCCGGTCGTGCTTGCGCGCGTCATCAAGATCGTGGGCGGCGTCGTGGCGCTGGCCGTCGCGGCCTTCACCGGGCTGCGAGGCGAACTGGCGGTGGCGATCCCGCTCGGCATTTTCGGCGCCGGGCTGCTCGGCTGGTCGCCGTTCGGTCCCGGCGGGTTCCGCAGTATCGCCGGCATGTTCGGCGGTGGAGCGCAGCGTTCGTCGGGGCAGGCCTCGCGCGTGCGCTCGCAATTTCTCGACATGAGCCTCGATCACGACAGCGGCGAACTGTCGGGCCGGATCGTGGACGGGCCGGATGCCGGCCGCGCGCTCGACGAGTTCGACCTCGCCGGCCTGATCGCGATGATGCCGGGCTTCGACGCCGAGAGCGTCGCCTTACTTGAAAGCTATCTGGACCGCCGGTTTCCCGCCTGGCGTCAGAACGCGCAGGGCGACGCGGCAGGGGGGCAGCGCCGCGCGGCGTCGAGCGGCAAAATGACGGACGAGGAGGCTTATCAGATCCTTGGCCTGCAGCCGGGGGCGGGGCGTGACGACATCAGCCGCGCGCATCGCGCCCTGATGAAGAAACTGCATCCCGACCAGGGGGGCTCTACGTACCTCGCCGCCCGTGTAAACGAGGCCAAGGATACTCTGTTTCGCACGCATCTCAGCTAA